aacaattgaattgaattgaatggctGATTCTGTTTATACAGATTACTGTTTGAATCATAATTCTTAACACTGTGCTAAAGTcgtatatttaaaatacaaatttctcAGACCTCCATTAAAAAAGGAGCATTATGCATGAGCTCAATTTGTGATATCAATATAAGGATTAACGCCTTGAACTGTTATGATCACATATGTTATTTAAACTATGACAGGTGACTAAATGAAGACTTGTAGGCACAGAACCTGAGTGACAAGCCAGCTAGCCAATGTATGTAAAGTTattaaaaaacaagcaaacaaaaaactcTAAAAACATTAttgctattgttattattattgctagtTTTACAAGTAGgcttctgtaaaataaattactttATGTGTTAAGAGTGTGTTTCCAGTTAAATAGAGTATGACATTTGCAATGAGGATAAAGGTGTAGAGATGTTTCTAGgccgttatttatttatttatttgcattattcTTCATATATTCTAATCAGATAAGActtatacaccgatcagccataacattaaaaccattgaccAGTGACGCGACTGATtgttgttacaatggcacccgtcaaggggtgggatatattaaaCAGCAAGTGAGCAGCCCTACActatattaggcaggtggttttaatgttatggctgatcagtgtatgttcAGCATAACCTTAATGAACATCACACTAGAGTACAAAATCTCCTCAGCTTGTCTGGCTTGCACATTGACCCCATCTCTTGTATAAGACACTGGTATTATATAAGGAGTGACTAGATGGGTGATAGATCTGTCAAAGAGGTGTGACTCTAAAGAGTGTGCCAGCTGGTAGAAATAAGAGTCTTTTCACATTGTCTAGTTTATACTATCAAAGTAAGAAATAGTCTTGAAAAGACTTGAGCTTTGGTATAATTACAACTATCATTATAAAAATGTTGTCTTTTATTACTTTGGTTTAAGATTTTAAGactacaccaaaaacacacaataaaaatgaaCTCAAAGTAATTGAACACATTTACTGAAAAGggcaaaaattatttatttgtagcatTCCCAATAACATTTGAGATACACAGGTAAAGTACACTGTAAACATTTTTCTAGAATTTGTGCACTGAATGTCTCAAGCATTTCAATTCCATCTTGGTTTCCAGGAGAATCGTGAAAACACACAAGACAACAGAGAAGAGAACCGACATGCAGTTTTCACCCGTCTTCCTCTCTCACTTCCTGTGACTGTGCTATCTGAAGCATACAGAACCTCAGGATATTGTTTCATGGTGTCTCTGCAATCATCAGGACAAAACAGCTGTGTGTCCAAGATAAGTGTCGTGACATTTTGTACCATTATAAGTTGATGTGAACATCTCACAGGGTACATATCATTGGTTTCTATATCTCACCATGAATCTcacatgaattttaaaaaaaaaaaagaaagaaattttgaGGTCAGAagagatttttttggccacatGTTCAGGAAGTCTCAGGCACAGTGATAGtctccagcagcagcagtggaAAAAAAGTGACTGCACTGTAGGATAGCTTGGTCAGTCAGTAACGGAGGTCATGAAGAATTCAGTGGTCCCTATGAAGGGAGAAATGGTCTTCTCAGCCAAACATATCCTGGGAGGCATAGGTCATGTAGAGGAAGCCATCTGGGTCTCTGTGCTGAGAGTATACTTCCCCCATGCTGGCTGTCATGGAGCATATGTTTTTTCCTGAGATCAGTAGATACAGGGCCTGGGATGTTTCCAGTGCTATCTTACTCCTGAGATTAAGACAGAGGTGTAATTAAGTCAGTCATGTGTTTTAATTtatcacatttaaatattactATAATTAATTGATTTAGTGAGATAATTTTTGAGACGAGGGCCTACTGAGATTTATTGAGACTTATTTGAGATTATATGAGATTTACCTTGTGATTGAAAGACATAAATGTTTTTTGATGCCCTTAAACTTTTATTATAAGTCCATTTTAAGAAAACAGATGTCTGATCAGATCAGTAGACTATAAATGAACAGACAGCAAACAGATGTTTACTGATGTTATGTACTGTGCATGCAGAACACCAACTTGCAATGTACACGCAGTTCCTAAGGTTTCATAAATTGTTTCATACAACTCTTCAAGCACATTTGCGCTTTTATCATCTGCAAATACTAGTATGGAGGTCACTCACCTGAGCAGACACAGAAACTGACCAATTGTGAGCTCATGAGGGACCAAGAATTTTGTTTTGTCCAATAGAGGAAGTCGCCTCTCCCGAATGCAACGTTCAACGATGATCTTTACAACACAGAAGTCAATCAGAATATGTATAGCTCAGATATTGCTCAGATTTAAATTACCAAGACAGGGAAGCATcttactggtaatttgttgggGAACTTGGAGCGAATTGTGCAGACTTCATCTTTTCTTGTTGCTACATTACAAGGAGAATTAACACCGGCTTAATCATTGCTTAAAGTGgtcagaaacaaacaaaaatagccTTAACAGTCAAATCTGCTCAGAGGAAATCACTGCTTTGCAGAGTTTTATGTTTATCCTGGTCAAAACTCTTAATCCagttcatcatcattatcaagaCCTTCATGAGTTAGATCAAGTGTGTTGTAAGTAGGGAAGACTTGAAAGTGTGCAGGGAAGACGGAAAGCTGGACTGAAGTTCAGAACCCCTGATTttgagtaaaataataaaagacatGAATTATATTCTTGAATATATCTCCTTTCACCCACTTGTATCTCTGATGTTCTCCACTAACATTCCACTCTCAGGAACCTTAGGTCTGCCAATCAGTCTCTCCTATCATTTCCTTGTTCCTGGCTCAAAGGAAAAGGTGATCAGGCCTTCTCTGTTGCTGGCCCCAGTCTTTGGAATGCACTGCCACCTAGCATGTGGACCTCCCCTACTTTAGACACCTTTAAATCAAGGCTAAAGACACACATCTTCACTCCGGCTTTCGAGTCGGGCTGATTGGACtgtctattttcttttttaaaatctttcctTATATCCTTTTAATCTACCACCTTttattcttcttccttttcattgcctgtgtattattattaattatctctctctatatatttatttttatgcattgttttattttcaagCATTTGTGATTCTTAATGTTCTTAAATTATTAAGACACttctgtacagcactttggtcagcacAAGTTGTTTTTCAATATTCTAgcctatataaataaatgtacctTGACTTAATACCATACTAGCACATTTTATTGTCTTCTCTGCTCTAATACACCCACTTCAACACGGGAAGGACTGTtagttgaagtgtgtgtgtcagagcaggggaaacagtaaaatgtgcaggacagggggtactccaggaccagagTTAGGAACCTGCTGTGCCATATAGCACAAtacaatgaattatttattataaattatacttCTTCCTAAGCTGTACCTTACCTAAGCACTTCCTTTGCTTGAAGGGCGTCACTTCCATGGATCTCTCAAAAGGCGCCATGTCTGTGTGGTGTAAAGGAGAAGTGATGAGAAGATGGAGGCAGTGAAGGCGCTCTGTGGCCCGGCCGGAGGCGCGATCAAACCCCGTCAAGCTCCGCGAGCAGATCCGCTTATATACAGGCCGAGAAGAGGAGGTGTCAATCAAGAGACGGCATCGGGCCTCTAGTGAAAGTCAATGTGCTAAATAGTTCAGGGCCTTTTGCTAGGGTAAACGTGACTCTTCATTTCTGATCTTGGACCAGCCTCTGCTAGTCTGTTACATTCAACACACTCTGAAGATGTAACACCCCCCGCACGAACACACGCCCCTACAATATCCAGCAAGCATTCAGATCcaaatgtgtacaataaacCACGACATAATCTAGATGAATGATAATGTGATCAAAATACTCAGAATTATTTCAGTCCTTTTCACTTTGGCGCTTGCACGTTTCCATAGAAACGGATAATTACAGTATGCGAGGAAGtacgtgtgtgtggtgtgtgtgtgtgtgtgtgtgcataggttggggggggggggggggggggggggggttctggtTTGAACCACCTGAAATATTTTATGACAGTCCCAGATGCCTATTGGTTAACATGCACACAGCCCAGCTGATTATATAAACCTAGTACGTGTAAAATATCATGGTTTTGAGCAGTAATTGCGCTAGAATGATGTTCATAAAAGGCCAACAAACTCATAATTACGAATCATCCGCATTTAACCGTCAAATTAAATCTGATCATTTATCATTAGCTATGGTTAGAAGATTAACCAATAGGAATCACGCATTTTAAGAGTAAACGTATTTCCCCCTTTACATTAGCATGTAAGTGTAATCATGAATGCACGAGCTTTTTTCAGTTTAAGTGCACAGATCACTTAATTCTTGGCTGCGCCACTGCTACATAATGTCTCTATTATACTTTAACACCAAATTATCGATTGTTTACAACATTTCCTGTTCATTTAATATATCGCAGGCTACAGCTGTGTAACTGGCCTCAGCCGGTCAGAACAGGCCAGGATGAGTTTTATACAAGAGCAAACATTTTTCACACTTTAGTGCCAGAGTACAACGAGTAGCCCACGTTATTTACAACTCTGCTTACAAGTCTAAAGTAATTTTAGACGTGCACATGAATGGGGACCATGTGTGTTGTGAGATATTTAACGCGTTAAAACTTGCACATTATTGCTCTTGGTATCTTGGAGGACTATTAACATTAAGACACAAAATCTAATTAATGTAAAGCTAATATCTAAATGCAGTTATTTTAAAATCACTCCTGATAATGGGATAGATAATGCAACAAAAACTgtgtgtccacacacacacacacacacacacacacacacacatatattcgccgtggcttagtgcttagcatgttcacctcatcCCCAGGGTTGGGAACTTGATTCCTGCTGCTGCCCTgcatgtgcggagtttgcatgttctccccgtgctgtggggtttcctccgggtactccggtttcctcccccagtccaaagacatgcatggtaggctgatcggcatctcCAAAGTGtacgtagtgtatgaatgggtgtgtgaatgtgtatgtgattgaaccctgtgatgaattggcaccctgtccagggcgtATCCTgcctgtgcccgatgctccctgggataggctccagattccccgcgaccctgaaggataagcagtatagaagatggatggatggatatatatatatgtaggcATAATATCTAAAACCATACAGcatatttcaaaatatgttGCTGCATCACCTATAATGTTGACCAATgatagtgcactattttgacaTAGCCTACTGTCCTTCTGTTTAGTATTCCTATTTAGTAATTTATAGCTACAATAGACTAGTAGCCCAGATTGTTCATAGGGCTAGGAAACAGCAATGTCCTCTTATAAATTCCAAATGATAAAAGCAAACATATCAAAATAGAGTTATGATAAAAGTAATAATTGATCCTTTAAAATGAGACAATGTTGTTCAAAACATTTAAGTTAATACATGACTTCCTATCTTATCTATCTTAAATTGGGATTTTAAATTCATTGAGACATACAATACAATTTACAAACATTAATAAAGGTACCAAATATGGTATGCTGTTGCTAAATATTGCTTTatgtcaaaaatatttttttttaaatacatttaaaaacatttgagCCCTTGGATATAgtctatatggccaaaagtttgtggacaactCACCCTCGTATCCATAAGTAGGCCAACTCCAAACTGCtggcacaaagttggaagcacatacagtatttgtaaagctgtagcattacaatttcccttcactggaactaattATTTAGCATTATAACACCCGTGTGCACAAAATAAGCTCCAAGAAAACCATGTCTTCTTGGAGCTTATTTTGTGCACACGGGTGCACAGGTTTTCCTCtgggaaaaccttcccagaggagtgaaagttattataatagcaaagaaggattacatctggaatgggattcTCAACAAATGCACGTAGACAATGATTaatatggtcaggtgtctacaagcTTTTGGCCATGTAATGTACATCCATACAAAATGGCATATTTATTATACTTGAGTGATGCAATGTGAAATCGTCAGTGATGTTAGGATGTTAGTCCGTTTCCATGACATTAACTCAGAGACAGCAGTGCTGAGGTTATTATAGAGGCAGAGCGCCATCTAGAGATTAAAGCCAGTTACTGCTGTTTCCCTTTCGCACTGCAGATGCAGGAGGCTCTCGTTGCTAAGCATTCGTTATTTGTTCTCTTAACTCTTTGCGGTGAATTATTAAACCCTAAAAACTAATTATAATGTTCATAAAATTCACCAATCAAACAATTTCTCGTTTTCGAACATAAAGCGCTTTGTTTAGAACGCGTCCGTTCCATTCGAAAACTTCTCCAACCAATCGGGGCCAAGCACTCACACCGTGACTCCGCCCACAATGCTAGTGTCCCCGCCCCTCGCCGTTTGCAGTGCCGTGCAATGCTTTACGCATAACTGAATCAACGGAATCGGCATCATGGACAGGAATGTGAATGTGGAGGAGGTAGGACCAGGCTGGATGGGTTATATGTGATCTAGGACGGTCGTTCGGTTTTGCGGGTAAAGATAAGATTCAGGAATGATCATCCGTGTTTTTTTTACACGCGTGAATGCGAAAGTTAGCACTTGAGTTAGCTGGAGAACGTCAGTGCATTTTCCCACGGACTCTACGCGGCGTTTTTAGATAACAGGAGATAAACGCGATGCTCCAGATGTCGCACACTGTAACACGGTAACATTGATGCCGCATTGACAATCAACGGTGCACCGGCTGGAACACGCGCACAAGCACGCAcacaagcacgcacacacacattcagaggCAGGCGAATCGCACGCGCTTGTCGGACCCTGACTACACGCACAGGATGTCGGGGCGCAGGAGCTGCGTGAACTCGCTGTGGTCCGGGAGTGAGCGAGTCCGCATCGGAGAGCGACTCAAAGCCACGCTGGCCGGCATCGTGGAGCTGGATGTTCTCCGAGGACGACAGCTGGAGCTGATCGACTCTGTGCTGGATGAGAGCGGGAACACCGCGGATGGCCACTGCGACCACCGGGAGAACCTCGACAGCGCCGCCGATGATGGTGCAGTAACCACCTTCAGGCAACAGGTCAGCGGGGACGGGGTTTAATTCCCATGGGGACCTTCGTTTCTAACCTAAATCTTGGAATATTTCGGGCAATAAACACCTGCACTGTGTTTTGGTGGCAGTGACGTCAGCCAACCAGGGTGGCACTATTTACAATTaaaggttacacacacacacacacacacacacacacacgtacaccttGTAGGCATTCTCTACGTGCCAAGGTTGAATAAGCGTATTATGGACCACTGAACATAACACGTGTTGAGTTCACACAGATTCAAAATAGTCTTGCTGGGTGTACAATGTCTAGATGATTTACTTGATCAGGTTTTCATTAAGATTTGGCACAGTATTGGTTTGGTGAGTTGAGGTTAGTGATCTGATGTGACAAGGTGAGCTCCTGTCCCGGTATGAAAGGCTTTTTGATGGAGCAATAGGCCTTTTTccaagtctgtgtgtgtgtgtgtgtgtgtgtctgtgcctgTGTCTGTGTAAGGAGAGAAGATTGGGGGAAGTGCTTGTCTGAAATGACACTGGGGTTAAGTATGGCCTGTGCCCAAGGAAGATACTGTGTAAATGAACAGATGTGAAGTAACCACATGTAACACAGTGGAGATATTCACCTCTgctaagtgtttttttttttcttgttttttccttCACATTCAGTATCCCACAGCAAAAATTCAATAATGCATATTAAGTTGTTTTTACACACTCATTTAGAAATCACACACAAGTGGCCGGAGGTATTATTAACCAGTTGGTTGCAACACTTAATTTCCAAAGATCCCAACGCTCAATAACTCGGATTGATCAGATCAGACTGAGATGCAGTAACATAGTGGTGCAAAATGTAGGAACGATTAGTCATCATCTGGGTTTGTTTGTTGCTTTTCCGCCAACACATCTGCCATTTTGCATAAGAAGAACATGTTCAAATTATTATGCTGCTTGTGTCATCAGCTCGTCAGTGATTGGTAAAGAGCGAGCGAGACATTAGGAGATGGAGAGCAGTCCACATGGCTGCACAAGGTTCCCAATGAGTTCAACTCCCGAATGTGACACattgtattttgtcatttagaTATTATTTGGACACAGTGTCTGAAAACTTTCAATAGTGATTCAACACTGACTCAACAGTTAACGCTTAAAAACAAATCATCTTTAAAATCACAGATGGCAATAAATATGATGTCCTTGAATCTTCAAAAACGTCTCGCTCTGGGTGGCactggaaaaagaaaagccAGTCCTTAATGACTGTCTTGTGATTGAGTAGACTTATGACACTAATGTCTGCACACGTCCGGTGACATTGATATGAGAGCTCCAGTAAGTGCTCTAACATTAAACAAGAGAGATCACACTAAAGCACCTCCCACACCTCccacattttctcattttctaaTCATTTTGTGACCCTTTTTTATCATTAATCTTATATaactctctttctgtgtgtccaACTGCTCCTTTTAAATTGATGAGTAGCTGGAAAAAGGCCAGCCATGTTCATGACACTGCTCTAAGACCTGTATCAGATTTCTCTAACTCTGGCACTGCTGCTCATCCCCCAACCTTTTTTCCTTGTATAATCAAATCAACTGTAATGTCATACTTTgataatgtacagtacatgcatTTCATATACACAGCAATGTCTGAACAGTCATTACTTTGTGTTTGTCTGGGAGATTGTTTCATAATTTTATGTTTGGGCTAAACCTGGTAGGAAAGCagtgatgtgtttgtgtgtgatgttaaCCCTTCTGTGCCCTTCAGGTTAAAATGACCAATTTTAAGTCTTACTATAAGCAATATTAGATTACTAAACAACATTTCCAATTTGAAACTTGATTTTAATTTAGCTATTAATCAGATTTTAAAGTGGGTTAGTTAATTTTGCTATTagcaaaattatatataatagcAAAATTATATGTAGTATAGATTAGAGTAATTATGGAAAAGGGAAAATTGAGTTGACTGAGTGGTAAACCAACAAAAATATACCAACAAGGGGGATCCTGTATTTCCATCAATGCTGCTCGGATTGTCTATATTGCATATAATAGTGATACAAAAAATAAACTGGTTAAAATGGATTCTGCATTTGTATTGCTATCAAATCAGTGGAACATTGGGACAAGCACTGATAAACAcactctttaaataaataaataaataaataaataaaaggtcagATCTAGAACCCCTAATGGCTCTTTAGTTGCTTCTTGGTTGTCTATCAGAAAGGATTCCAAACTAGAACCCTGAAATATACAAAGAACCACTTAAGGAAGCATTGAACGGTGTAGTGACCAAAACATAAGGGATAAGTACATAAGTTTTCAGCATAACACTGTGTCCAAAAACGATTCCATATAGGCCTATATAAGTAacatatttatatcatattcAATGATGATTGCAGTATTCTTACATAACATCAATCTGCTGAGGGAAAAAATATTCCTCtatctgagagagagataagtaTTGCTGCTGAATCGGTTGTGTGGGcgaagtgagagaaaaagacacagagagagagagagagagcgcgagggatagagagacagagtggcTCAGCAGTACGCAGCACTGAAGAGGGGGTGGTAGTCACATCCaggagtgttgtgtgtgtgtgtgtgtgtgtgtgtgtgtgtgtgtgtgtgcgtgtgcgcgcgctaGGGGTTTAAAATGCCTCCTTCATGGTGTTTCTCTCACTAGGCAACCCAGCCCCCGCTCGCTCTCTTTTACTTTCTCTCGCGCGCTTTCCCACTGACTCATGCTCTCTTTCCTTGTTATCAATCTCCATCCGTCCCCTCTCGCTGAGTCTTAGACCTTCATCCGTCCTCTGCTCTCaatctctcaccctctcactgcTTCTGACAGTgtctttcttttgtgtttttctgccTTATATTTCTAAACTAGGAGAAAAGGAATTGTGGGTAAACTGCTAGAGAAGAGATGAGTGCGGTCAAAGTTTCTTTATAAAAATCCCTCAGCCCCCTCGTCCTCTTTCCCTGGTTCTTTGTTTCGTCATCTGTCGCTCCCTCCATTCTTTCCTTATGAACTCTCCCATCCCCCGGGGAGTTGGTTCTTCAGCACTATTACGAGTCACCTGCATTGTGTGTTAAACTGAGAACAGTGAAGCAGGGGACTGATCAGACGTAACAGGAATCACACAATGGTTAATTGTGTAAGATGATATTTAAAGCATGGTTCTTTGTGGAGCATGAAATAGCTCAGTTACTGCACTCCATAAATACCATGGATTTCAGAACTTATTTTAAGATGAACTTTGACACATTCAAAGCAGTGATCTCTAACATGCCTGGCTCTTCAAGTATTGTGTAGAGTACCAGTTATTATGACCTGAAATGGCAGCATTGTTTCTGAACAATTTTAATAGCTGTGTGAAGTTAATGGCTTGCTGCCGAAGTACTATTTTGGAATTTTGTAAACATAAACATCTCTGCTGTTCTTGCCCTGTAATTACCACCCGTGGCCTGTTTTAACATGTGCCGACATTCCCTGTGCCATCTGCTTTCTGTTCTCTTCTCAGACTCCCTCTCCAGCAGACTCTATAGTGCCAGGCATCAGGGCTGCAGAGGGCACAAGCTCCCGCTGGTCCACTCTCTCATGGGACATTCCATCAGACCTTCTCTCCCCTCCCACTCCAGAACCCACTGGCACCATTTCACTCGACTGTGACTCCAGACCCAGCTCAGGTACTGCTGTTAATTCGCAACATCAAAAAGACTTCAAACAAGTGAAGCCCATTTGTTTGCTCCTGCAAATATAGCTACTGCACAAAGTTTTCAAGAAGTCCCTTTGAAAATTAACACCTGTACCTGCATAGACTCTTAAGGAACTTTGTACTTGCATAGAGGGGGCATGGTCTTCAAAGCCCACTCCTTTCTTTGAGAGGGTTTATTGCTGGACTTTGTTCCACTCTGCTGCATGTTCACAGCTTGCTTTTTAACTTGCATTTCTAATAGCAATAGAAGCtcacaaatgttttaaactTGAGTAAATATTGTACCTGAAAGATACTAGAGAATTGTCATTGTTTTCAGAATGAATTTTAATCTGATCCCTGAAGTTAAATGCAGCTCATATGAAACAGTAGTATAATTCCTGACAGTTGCAGATTTAATGGCTGCTTAACATTGTGCAAAAAGAAATATTCAGTGTTTACTTTCCACATCAGGCTCATAATCACTTTATGTATGTTTAACAGCTTTGTGCAGCCTTTGGTAAACATTAACCCTGCCCTTTTTTCTTATTCCTTAATTTATATCCTCTGTCACCCATGAGTGTACTCTTTTGTCCGATGTACATTTGTGCAACCCTCCCCCATACTTTCTGCTCTTCTCCACAGGTTTTTACTCAGTCAGTGGGAGCTCACTCTCAGACTCCTGTTACTCAGTGGCTAGTGAGGCAGCTCCTGGAGGTCCACTTAAAATGGGGGGACCATGCAGGCCTCACTCGCTGGACCACAGTACCACCCAGTGGAGGGAGGATGAAGCACAGAATGGACAGAACTCAAGAGGGACAGCCCAAAAAGGAGACAGGAGGCCTGCTTCTACTGGTAGGAGGAGAATTATTAATCACTTATTTTATCACTCATATTTGTGCGGTGATAGCTGTATAACGTGGTCTTGTTGATACTCGATCAACAGGTGAACTAGAGATTGATGGGCTCATGTTTCTGACTGGACTCTGCTCTAGTCTAGGGGCAGCACAGAGAGGAGGTGTGTTGTCAACCTCCACCACCTATCCACAGCTGCAACTAGACCCCAAATTCTGCTCCGACCTGGTCTCGCGGAAGACAAAAGAGGTGTACCCTTATCCTAGCCCACTCCATGCAGTGGCCTTGCAGAGTCCCCTGTTTACTTCCTGCCAGAATCCTTCCCCCACAGAACGCTCTCCCAGCCCACAGGGGGACCCACTTGGGGAACCAGAGCCTGAACAGCCCCCTGTGAGGCCCCAACCTCCACCTTCTCCATCTCTAACACAGCTGGAGCAATACATAAGTAGATTAGTACATCAGTACCACAGCAGGCTGACTGCTGAGACTTCCAATCGAGCATCTCAAAAGGCCTCTGCAGGTTCATGTTATGAAGGAGTCCATCCAAAGAGCGCTTCCTCCTCCAGCTTGACCAGCTTGACCCCATGTAAGTCGTTTCTGGGCAATTCTGCTAGAGTAAATCTGAGCAGCATTGGAAAGAAAGCTAGCAGGAACTCGATCAACCTTGGAAACCTGCCGTCTGTCACCGGTGAGGATTTCAATATTAGTTTTCACCTGAACTTAAATTTGAACCTTAATCCTAGtttgaataaaacactgaatattgatgctaaaaatataaatgagcAGGCGTCAAGTTCGTGTGGGCATCTTAGTGGCAACTTCATCACTCCAACCGCCTCCCCTGCTTCATCTTCAACTACAGTCACCAGCACTCCAAACTGGAGGAGCAGACCTCGTATATCCACCTGCCCATCCACAATTAGTAATCGTGGGTCAATGGAGATCACCGGAAAGACTTTTGGTTCACTTAACTTTTCAAAGTCCTTGGACTGGAGTGGGGCACCACGAGAGGAGGCAGAAGGCTGCCCCCCTTCAAAAGCCCCAGAAAGTCCTGCTAAACTTAGTGAGGATTCAGTGGTGGTGTGTGAGATCTCACGTGTGTCTGGGTTGCCCAGGTCGGTGGTAGTAGGGCTTATGGAGGAAGGAGTGGAGCTGGATGCAGAGTGCTTccagaatgaaagagagaggggcGAAGGATCAGCTTCTCCATGTAATGCTCCGACGCCTCGTTCCTCTCGAATCCCCCTTCCTACTGCTTATGAAGATCGATCTGGTTTTTATTCAAATTCATCCTCAAACCTCTGGGCAGGAAGTGGTGCCATCGAAactgactacatttcccagcagcATCGCCTACAGATTACCCATTCAGATTGCCATTTGATACATACAACACAGTCAAACAGTCCTCGCTCTGATCACTCAGGTCCCACGCCTTCCCACACCTCTCCCATCCTGCCTTTACCCCACACTTACTCAGATTCTGCCTCCTCTCCTGGCTCCTCATCCCGTTCGCGAGTTCATTCTCCTCCTCGACTGCTTtcgaattcaccatttacaccTGCTCAGCTATCCGTGTTTCGGCGGGACTCACCTTCCCAATGCTCTCTTCCGCACATCCACCCCTGTGGTTCTCCACTGGAAGGTGCCATCAGGCCTCGTGGTGGTTCCCTCAGGCAAGATGCCGGAGCTGCGACTGGGTGGAAGTCTCAGGACAGAGGCTGGAGGAGGAGTGGCGATGGGGAAGGGCTCTATCAGggcaagcatgtctccagagaGCTGGTGCGAGCATCAACAGTCAGCAGTTACTCAGGAAGAGACTACAGCAGCTGCTGGGAGGAAGAAGCAGGCTCGCGGACTCCAAAGAAAGCCAACAAGTTGTGGAAAGGTTTTGAATCAAGACTCtgggggagggaggaagagtTGGAAAGGGAGGAAAGGGTTGGAGACATTGGATGGAGGCATACTTCTTTAAAAGAGACTTCGTCAAGCAGGGTACAGGAACGAAAAGAGAATAATCTCTCTAGAAAGAAAGGGACA
The window above is part of the Ictalurus punctatus breed USDA103 chromosome 8, Coco_2.0, whole genome shotgun sequence genome. Proteins encoded here:
- the map1lc3cl gene encoding microtubule-associated proteins 1A/1B light chain 3C isoform X2; protein product: MLVENIRDTTTRKDEVCTIRSKFPNKLPIIVERCIRERRLPLLDKTKFLVPHELTIGQFLCLLRSKIALETSQALYLLISGKNICSMTASMGEVYSQHRDPDGFLYMTYASQDMFG
- the si:ch211-168f7.5 gene encoding dapper homolog 2, with product MSGRRSCVNSLWSGSERVRIGERLKATLAGIVELDVLRGRQLELIDSVLDESGNTADGHCDHRENLDSAADDGAVTTFRQQTPSPADSIVPGIRAAEGTSSRWSTLSWDIPSDLLSPPTPEPTGTISLDCDSRPSSGFYSVSGSSLSDSCYSVASEAAPGGPLKMGGPCRPHSLDHSTTQWREDEAQNGQNSRGTAQKGDRRPASTGELEIDGLMFLTGLCSSLGAAQRGGVLSTSTTYPQLQLDPKFCSDLVSRKTKEVYPYPSPLHAVALQSPLFTSCQNPSPTERSPSPQGDPLGEPEPEQPPVRPQPPPSPSLTQLEQYISRLVHQYHSRLTAETSNRASQKASAGSCYEGVHPKSASSSSLTSLTPCKSFLGNSARVNLSSIGKKASRNSINLGNLPSVTGEDFNISFHLNLNLNLNPSLNKTLNIDAKNINEQASSSCGHLSGNFITPTASPASSSTTVTSTPNWRSRPRISTCPSTISNRGSMEITGKTFGSLNFSKSLDWSGAPREEAEGCPPSKAPESPAKLSEDSVVVCEISRVSGLPRSVVVGLMEEGVELDAECFQNERERGEGSASPCNAPTPRSSRIPLPTAYEDRSGFYSNSSSNLWAGSGAIETDYISQQHRLQITHSDCHLIHTTQSNSPRSDHSGPTPSHTSPILPLPHTYSDSASSPGSSSRSRVHSPPRLLSNSPFTPAQLSVFRRDSPSQCSLPHIHPCGSPLEGAIRPRGGSLRQDAGAATGWKSQDRGWRRSGDGEGLYQGKHVSRELVRASTVSSYSGRDYSSCWEEEAGSRTPKKANKLWKGFESRLWGREEELEREERVGDIGWRHTSLKETSSSRVQERKENNLSRKKGTNWDGHSSSLRLSRRALFRSESQGFLSSRSQKREVHLQNNHWCSSLEIGREGRGTERGRNLVRKEDKHHSSTASLFHLSRSQSLEGSTHSISPLSSPSLSPSPPPSAPLTRSRSFRDLGRKIFGSMRSLSFNKNQKSKKKD
- the map1lc3cl gene encoding microtubule-associated proteins 1A/1B light chain 3C isoform X1, with protein sequence MAPFERSMEVTPFKQRKCLATRKDEVCTIRSKFPNKLPIIVERCIRERRLPLLDKTKFLVPHELTIGQFLCLLRSKIALETSQALYLLISGKNICSMTASMGEVYSQHRDPDGFLYMTYASQDMFG